In bacterium, a genomic segment contains:
- a CDS encoding response regulator — protein MLRILLVEDNEMNRDMLSRRLQRKGYEVLIALDGEEGVKVAVAERPDLILMDMSLPVVDGWEATRRIKGLPQTASIPVIALTAHVMTGDRDKALEAGCDDYDSKPVEFERLLGKMQALLRGRERP, from the coding sequence ATGCTCAGAATTCTGCTGGTGGAGGACAACGAGATGAATCGGGACATGCTCTCCCGCAGGCTCCAGCGCAAGGGCTATGAGGTCCTGATCGCCCTGGACGGCGAGGAGGGCGTGAAGGTTGCGGTCGCGGAGCGTCCGGACCTGATCCTGATGGACATGAGCCTTCCCGTGGTCGACGGGTGGGAGGCCACCCGGCGGATCAAGGGGCTGCCGCAGACGGCGTCCATACCCGTCATCGCGCTGACCGCGCACGTGATGACCGGAGACCGTGACAAGGCGCTTGAGGCAGGCTGCGACGATTACGATTCCAAGCCGGTCGAGTTTGAGCGGCTGCTCGGCAAGATGCAGGCGCTGCTGCGAGGGCGCGAGAGACCATGA
- a CDS encoding ATP-binding protein, whose amino-acid sequence MKNWLPRLVSKAPFTVHTKLVGAFFAIAALLIVFGLVVMQVLSGMNRRSEDLSRLRRKVAAFRQLQRDTIAQLYIATSALLSPQERELENALRQLNEYRYDLERLQFVTKNEVELFGKINAEHERLNQLIVQVLELTRRRDFARAEALRSQTPPLADSLERLTNEMVNRAEADMEARVDESHRAYLTSRWVVIGFAVGSIGLAILLGYAVSTSLVQPITLMDSRLKQIASGDFSKRVDVPNRDELGTLADNLNRMSNELKSLYQQIETASRHKSDFLASMSHELRTPLNAIIGYSEMLTEEAEDRNQKDLIPDLQKIRASGKHLLVLINDILDLSKIEAGMIELSPESFDVAGLIEEVVDMVQPLIAKNANVLAINRPDDLGSMYADVTKVRQILFNLLSNACKFTEQGTITLDATRQEPGGGARLSLTVRDTGIGMTPEQMGLLFQPFWQADAQTRRYGGTGLGLAITRQFCSVMGGEIRVASAPGQGTTFTVTLPCSAAARPGEALLPADTGRRARSA is encoded by the coding sequence ATGAAGAACTGGCTTCCCCGGCTCGTATCCAAGGCCCCGTTCACGGTCCACACCAAGCTCGTCGGCGCCTTCTTCGCCATTGCGGCGCTGCTGATTGTCTTCGGCCTCGTCGTCATGCAGGTCCTGAGCGGCATGAACCGGCGATCCGAGGACCTCAGCCGGCTCCGCAGGAAGGTCGCGGCGTTCCGCCAGCTGCAGCGCGACACCATCGCCCAGCTCTACATAGCCACGTCCGCGCTGCTCTCGCCGCAGGAGCGGGAGCTCGAGAACGCCCTCCGCCAATTGAACGAGTACCGGTACGACCTCGAGCGGCTCCAGTTCGTGACCAAGAACGAAGTGGAGCTGTTCGGGAAGATCAACGCGGAGCATGAACGGCTCAACCAGTTGATCGTCCAGGTCCTGGAGCTGACCCGGCGGCGCGATTTCGCCCGGGCGGAGGCCTTGCGCAGCCAGACCCCCCCGCTGGCGGACAGTCTGGAGCGGCTGACGAATGAAATGGTGAACCGGGCCGAAGCCGACATGGAGGCCCGCGTGGACGAGAGCCATCGGGCCTACCTGACCTCGCGCTGGGTGGTCATCGGCTTCGCCGTGGGGAGCATCGGGCTGGCGATACTGCTGGGCTATGCGGTCTCGACATCCCTGGTCCAGCCGATCACGCTCATGGACTCGCGTCTCAAGCAGATCGCCTCCGGGGATTTCTCAAAGCGCGTCGACGTGCCGAACCGCGACGAGCTCGGCACCCTGGCGGACAACCTGAACCGCATGAGCAACGAGCTCAAGAGCCTCTATCAGCAGATCGAGACCGCGAGCCGCCACAAGTCCGATTTTCTGGCGAGCATGAGCCATGAGCTGCGTACGCCGCTGAATGCCATCATCGGCTACAGCGAGATGCTGACGGAGGAGGCCGAGGACCGGAATCAGAAGGACCTGATCCCGGACCTCCAGAAGATCCGTGCCTCGGGCAAGCACCTCCTGGTGCTGATCAACGACATCCTCGACCTTTCCAAGATCGAGGCCGGCATGATCGAGCTCTCGCCGGAGTCTTTTGACGTCGCCGGCCTGATCGAGGAAGTGGTGGACATGGTCCAGCCCCTGATCGCCAAGAACGCGAACGTGCTTGCGATCAACCGTCCTGACGATCTCGGCTCGATGTACGCGGACGTCACGAAGGTCCGCCAGATCCTGTTCAACCTGCTGAGCAACGCCTGCAAGTTCACGGAGCAGGGGACGATAACCCTGGACGCGACCCGGCAGGAGCCCGGGGGCGGCGCGCGGCTTTCCCTGACCGTGCGCGACACGGGCATCGGCATGACCCCCGAGCAGATGGGACTGCTCTTTCAGCCGTTCTGGCAGGCCGATGCGCAGACGAGAAGATACGGCGGCACCGGGCTCGGCCTCGCGATTACCCGGCAGTTCTGCAGCGTGATGGGCGGGGAGATCCGGGTCGCAAGCGCGCCTGGCCAGGGAACGACGTTCACCGTGACGCTTCCGTGTTCCGCAGCGGCTCGACCAGGAGAAGCCCTGCTGCCAGCCGACACGGGAAGACGCGCACGATCTGCCTGA
- a CDS encoding ABC transporter substrate-binding protein yields MAEPLLREEGFTDVQYVVGQSQEDTAKLAREGAIDLSPSFSAVMMFSLEEQRPPLKILSGLHVGCYALVGSERIRSVLDLKGKTVWVGPFVNSGPHIFFSTIVAYVGLDPRTDIQYAWVNKDEAMRLFREGKIDAFITFPPWSYELIEQGIGHLLIDTNVDKPWSQYFCCVVSGQSYFIEKNPVATRRALRAILKAIDIVGRDPVLAARTIIAKKFRPEAEYESILRALKAIPYSRWREYNPEDTIRFYALRMRETGLLATAPQEFINQHTDWRFINGLKKEFRITAW; encoded by the coding sequence GTGGCCGAACCGCTCCTGCGCGAAGAAGGCTTCACCGACGTGCAGTACGTGGTCGGACAGTCGCAGGAGGATACGGCGAAACTCGCCAGGGAAGGCGCCATCGACCTGAGCCCGAGCTTCTCCGCGGTGATGATGTTCAGTCTCGAGGAGCAGCGGCCTCCGCTCAAGATCCTGTCAGGCCTGCACGTGGGGTGCTACGCGCTCGTCGGCAGCGAGCGGATCCGTTCGGTTCTCGACCTCAAGGGGAAGACCGTCTGGGTGGGGCCCTTTGTCAACAGCGGCCCGCACATCTTTTTCTCCACGATCGTGGCCTACGTGGGTCTCGACCCGCGCACGGACATCCAGTACGCCTGGGTCAACAAGGATGAAGCAATGCGCCTCTTCCGCGAGGGGAAGATCGATGCCTTCATCACTTTTCCGCCCTGGTCGTACGAGCTCATCGAGCAGGGGATCGGTCATCTCCTGATCGACACCAACGTCGACAAGCCGTGGTCCCAGTATTTCTGCTGCGTGGTGTCCGGGCAGAGCTACTTCATCGAGAAGAACCCTGTCGCCACCCGGCGGGCCCTTCGCGCCATCCTCAAGGCCATCGACATCGTCGGTCGCGATCCAGTCCTTGCGGCCAGGACCATCATTGCGAAGAAGTTCAGGCCCGAAGCGGAATATGAGTCGATCCTCCGGGCCCTCAAGGCCATCCCGTACAGCCGATGGCGGGAGTACAACCCCGAAGACACGATCCGCTTCTACGCTCTGCGCATGCGGGAGACCGGGTTGCTCGCCACGGCGCCCCAGGAGTTCATCAACCAGCACACCGACTGGCGCTTCATCAACGGACTGAAGAAGGAATTCCGGATAACCGCCTGGTAG
- a CDS encoding TetR/AcrR family transcriptional regulator — protein sequence MKTKKEDRRIGRTRRMMREALVSLIVEKGYEKITVQDILDRADVGRSTFYSHYRDKDDLLLGSFDHLRSMLEQQQSLQAAVREGPDVGFDFVLAFFRHAGEKAHLSLYKAMVGKESGQMILKYLHRYLFDLLREPFAASLRGKRRPQVPIDVTVRWYVSSLLSLLTWWLDANVPFPAEHLAEYFRLLTAPGLVAALDGDGRGLSRHTGGSAARTH from the coding sequence ATGAAGACGAAGAAGGAGGACCGCCGCATCGGGCGGACGCGCAGGATGATGCGCGAAGCCCTGGTGTCTCTGATCGTCGAGAAGGGCTACGAGAAGATCACGGTGCAGGACATTCTCGACCGCGCCGACGTCGGCAGGTCCACGTTCTACTCCCACTATCGGGACAAGGACGACCTGCTCCTCGGCAGCTTTGATCACCTGCGCTCGATGCTCGAGCAGCAGCAATCACTGCAGGCGGCGGTCCGGGAAGGGCCGGACGTAGGTTTCGACTTCGTTCTGGCGTTCTTCCGCCACGCCGGGGAGAAAGCGCATCTCAGTCTCTACAAGGCGATGGTCGGCAAGGAGAGCGGTCAGATGATCCTCAAGTATCTGCACCGTTATCTTTTCGATCTGCTCCGCGAGCCCTTTGCGGCGTCCCTGCGGGGCAAGCGCAGGCCGCAGGTGCCGATCGACGTCACCGTACGGTGGTATGTCAGCTCGCTCCTGTCGCTGCTGACCTGGTGGCTGGACGCCAATGTCCCATTTCCCGCCGAGCACTTGGCGGAGTACTTCCGGCTGCTGACGGCGCCCGGCCTTGTCGCCGCGCTCGACGGGGACGGTCGGGGCCTGTCCCGGCACACCGGCGGGTCAGCCGCAAGGACGCATTGA
- a CDS encoding ABC transporter ATP-binding protein, which yields MNGQAGVPRQQLIELRGIGKEFPTAGGTVQVLRDVDLSVERGEYVAIVGKSGSGKSTLLNMITGIDHPSQGTVTIDSVAVHTLSESRLARWRGENIGIVFQFFQLIPTLTILENLLLAMDFVSKVPKPDRRARAKALLAQVGLAGHAGKLPTALSGGEQQRAALARALANDPPVLIADEPTGNLDSRTALAVQSLFRELVQGGKTVIVVTHDLNTDAGYERTISLADGAVVGDTRATQVSQERRPPEPPVLLRIAAAASSAFDGVLS from the coding sequence GTGAACGGTCAGGCCGGAGTGCCGAGGCAGCAGCTCATCGAACTGCGCGGGATCGGCAAGGAGTTCCCGACGGCGGGGGGTACCGTGCAGGTTCTCAGAGACGTGGACCTCAGCGTGGAGCGGGGGGAGTATGTCGCGATCGTCGGGAAGTCGGGGAGCGGGAAATCGACTCTGCTCAACATGATCACTGGCATCGATCACCCGAGTCAGGGAACGGTCACCATCGATTCGGTGGCGGTGCACACCCTGAGCGAAAGCCGTCTGGCGAGGTGGCGGGGGGAGAACATCGGCATCGTCTTTCAGTTCTTCCAACTCATCCCCACGCTCACCATCCTGGAGAACCTGCTCCTGGCCATGGATTTCGTCAGCAAGGTGCCGAAGCCTGATCGTCGGGCGCGGGCGAAGGCCCTGCTCGCGCAGGTCGGCCTCGCCGGTCACGCCGGGAAACTGCCGACGGCCCTCTCCGGCGGGGAACAGCAGCGAGCAGCCCTCGCGCGAGCCCTGGCCAACGATCCGCCGGTCCTGATCGCGGACGAACCCACCGGCAACCTGGACAGCCGAACTGCGCTGGCCGTTCAATCCCTGTTCCGGGAGTTGGTCCAAGGCGGGAAGACGGTCATTGTCGTCACGCACGACCTGAACACCGATGCCGGCTACGAGCGAACGATTTCACTGGCGGACGGCGCCGTCGTCGGCGACACCAGAGCCACCCAGGTCTCGCAGGAACGGCGTCCGCCCGAGCCTCCCGTGCTTCTCCGGATCGCCGCCGCTGCTTCATCTGCCTTTGACGGCGTCTTGTCATGA
- a CDS encoding ABC transporter permease translates to MRKALSDLRATPGRTALITLALAIGLWGVGSMLVSYTILTRDLRENHIRTSPPHAVLTSKDFGRLDLVAFRSRPEIESAEFRDLSLQRIEVHPEVWVPLYLFGVDDFDAVRLARQFPLEGRASPPPGTMVIERNGRLISALGVGSRARVRSGSRVLELPISGIVFDPGQSPATQDHRIYGYVDKATYAAMTGEIAGQRLLLRFRNPSTNREVRIATERVLDGLKASGIAVGTHENPPLNEHPHQWQLNTLLFLQGSICLLAFLLAAVLVSQVMAAILARQVRQIGIFKALGASRLGIFTIYGSMIAVLAVVAGMLAIPAALATGFAFARFVATKLNFDILTTSLPLRVHIQLAAAALLLPFLLSLTALFKGIGVPVRDALSDYGVRQDACGKGSPGSTGRFLSSSLLLALRNSLRRKKRLAITVLGTALGVAIFSTGFNVRQSLALLLADVRNGARCDVQVVLRDQVAKERALAPFRSLENVARIETGSCGRGEMQSKEFVMNQGAREISGFPAAGEVNSLMFVARDKSYEGVIALKKEIEEAIGPSDLNVLSVMSQAERTTIISDHLDVILTTILITSFMVLAVSAMGMASATGITIMERTREIGVLRAIGATPERIFRLFAAEGMITSVAGIALGLLGSWPLSIVAASFFGNLVLGKGATLQAAFSVSGFGITLVTTLIFGFLASRIPAQRAVSVSTREALAYE, encoded by the coding sequence ATGCGGAAGGCGCTCAGCGATCTGCGCGCCACTCCGGGGCGCACGGCACTCATCACCCTCGCGCTCGCGATCGGCCTGTGGGGCGTGGGGTCGATGCTGGTCTCCTACACGATTCTGACCCGCGACTTGAGGGAGAACCACATCCGGACCAGCCCCCCGCACGCGGTGCTCACGTCCAAGGATTTTGGCCGCCTCGATCTCGTCGCCTTCCGTTCCAGGCCGGAGATTGAGAGCGCCGAGTTCCGCGACCTCTCCTTGCAGCGGATCGAGGTGCATCCGGAGGTCTGGGTGCCGCTGTATCTCTTCGGCGTCGATGACTTCGACGCAGTGCGTCTCGCGCGTCAGTTTCCGCTGGAGGGTCGGGCGTCCCCGCCGCCGGGCACGATGGTCATCGAACGCAACGGCCGGCTGATCTCCGCTCTGGGCGTCGGGTCGCGGGCCAGGGTTCGCAGCGGCTCCAGGGTCCTCGAGCTACCGATCAGCGGCATCGTCTTCGATCCGGGCCAGTCGCCGGCAACGCAGGACCACAGGATCTACGGGTACGTCGACAAGGCGACCTATGCGGCCATGACCGGAGAGATCGCCGGGCAGCGGTTGCTGCTCCGCTTCAGGAACCCGTCCACAAACCGGGAGGTCCGGATCGCCACGGAGCGCGTCCTCGACGGATTGAAGGCCTCGGGCATCGCCGTTGGCACGCACGAGAACCCCCCGCTGAACGAGCACCCCCATCAGTGGCAGCTGAACACGCTGCTCTTCCTGCAGGGCAGCATTTGCCTTCTGGCGTTCCTTCTCGCCGCCGTCCTCGTCTCCCAGGTGATGGCGGCCATCCTCGCCAGGCAGGTCCGCCAGATCGGCATCTTCAAGGCTCTCGGTGCCTCGCGGCTCGGGATCTTCACGATCTACGGCTCGATGATCGCGGTTCTCGCCGTCGTCGCCGGCATGCTGGCGATCCCCGCGGCGCTGGCAACGGGCTTCGCCTTCGCCCGCTTCGTCGCAACGAAGCTCAATTTCGACATCCTGACGACCAGCCTGCCGCTGCGCGTCCACATCCAGCTTGCCGCCGCAGCCCTGCTGCTGCCGTTTCTTCTGTCGCTCACCGCACTGTTCAAGGGGATCGGGGTCCCGGTTCGTGATGCACTGAGCGACTACGGCGTCCGGCAGGATGCCTGCGGCAAGGGCTCGCCCGGCTCCACCGGCAGGTTTCTCTCGAGCAGTCTGCTCCTGGCACTGCGGAACAGCCTGCGGCGCAAGAAGCGTCTGGCGATCACGGTGCTTGGCACGGCGCTCGGCGTGGCCATTTTCAGCACGGGCTTCAACGTCCGGCAGTCGCTCGCTCTGCTGCTGGCGGATGTGAGAAATGGAGCGAGGTGCGACGTGCAGGTCGTGCTTCGGGACCAGGTAGCCAAGGAGCGCGCTCTGGCGCCTTTTCGCTCGCTGGAGAACGTGGCCCGGATCGAGACCGGGAGCTGCGGCCGAGGCGAAATGCAGAGCAAGGAGTTCGTGATGAACCAGGGGGCGCGGGAGATCTCCGGCTTTCCCGCGGCAGGCGAGGTGAACAGCCTGATGTTCGTGGCGAGGGACAAGAGCTATGAGGGGGTGATCGCCCTGAAGAAGGAGATCGAAGAGGCGATCGGACCCAGCGACCTGAATGTTCTCTCCGTGATGTCTCAGGCCGAGCGCACCACGATCATCTCCGACCATCTGGACGTCATCCTGACGACGATCTTGATCACGTCATTCATGGTCCTCGCTGTGAGCGCGATGGGAATGGCCTCGGCCACCGGCATCACCATCATGGAGCGGACGCGCGAAATCGGCGTGCTCAGGGCGATCGGGGCGACGCCGGAGAGGATCTTCAGGCTTTTCGCCGCCGAGGGCATGATCACCAGCGTGGCGGGCATCGCCCTGGGACTCCTCGGGTCGTGGCCGCTGAGCATCGTCGCAGCCTCCTTCTTCGGTAATCTGGTGCTCGGCAAGGGTGCCACGCTGCAAGCCGCCTTCAGCGTGAGCGGATTCGGCATCACCCTGGTCACGACCCTGATCTTCGGCTTCCTGGCCAGCCGGATCCCGGCACAACGGGCGGTTTCGGTATCGACGAGAGAGGCACTGGCCTATGAATAG